The Paenibacillus sp. FSL R7-0204 genome includes a region encoding these proteins:
- the pseC gene encoding UDP-4-amino-4,6-dideoxy-N-acetyl-beta-L-altrosamine transaminase, with amino-acid sequence MSKSKLAIDGGKPVRAHYLPYGRQMIDDEDIESVVKVLQSDYLTSGPAIEQFEAEIAVFTGAKYAVAFSSGTAALHGACYAAGIGEGDEVITTPMTFAATANCVLYQGGVPVFADIDPRTYNLDPQRIRERITARTKAIIPVHFTGQPAQLDEILEIAREHNLIVIEDAAHALGARYKNTSIGAIGDMTMFSFHPVKHITTGEGGMITTNNPVYYEKLLQFRTHGITRDERKLRENHGPWYYEMQFLGYNYRITDIQTSLGISQLRRIGGFIEKRKQLAALYLQELSATKELILPHQLPEAESSWHLFIVRLQLVRLKATRKTVFQALQKENIGVNVHYIPAYLHPYYESLGFRKGICPVAESCYEEFITLPLYAGMEPEDVLDVVAAVKKVIRHYSK; translated from the coding sequence ATGAGTAAAAGCAAACTGGCCATTGACGGCGGGAAGCCTGTACGTGCCCACTACTTGCCGTATGGGAGACAGATGATCGATGATGAGGATATTGAGTCCGTGGTCAAGGTGCTGCAAAGTGATTATTTGACCAGCGGACCGGCCATTGAGCAGTTCGAAGCAGAGATCGCAGTGTTTACAGGGGCAAAATATGCGGTAGCCTTCTCCAGCGGAACAGCGGCATTGCACGGAGCCTGTTATGCCGCCGGGATCGGCGAAGGGGATGAGGTGATTACGACGCCCATGACGTTTGCCGCTACTGCGAACTGTGTGCTGTATCAGGGGGGCGTTCCGGTATTCGCCGATATCGATCCGCGGACGTATAATCTTGATCCGCAGCGGATCAGGGAGAGAATTACGGCCAGAACGAAAGCGATTATTCCCGTCCATTTCACCGGCCAGCCGGCGCAGCTGGATGAGATCCTGGAGATTGCCCGGGAGCATAATCTGATCGTGATTGAGGATGCCGCCCATGCGCTTGGTGCGCGATATAAGAATACAAGCATTGGGGCTATCGGGGACATGACCATGTTCAGCTTCCATCCAGTAAAGCACATAACAACGGGAGAAGGCGGAATGATCACGACCAATAACCCGGTGTATTATGAGAAGCTGCTGCAGTTCCGCACCCACGGCATCACCAGGGATGAGCGCAAGTTAAGGGAGAACCACGGACCCTGGTATTATGAGATGCAATTCCTCGGGTACAACTACCGGATCACAGACATACAGACCTCACTCGGCATCTCCCAGCTGCGCAGAATCGGGGGCTTCATCGAGAAGCGTAAGCAGCTTGCCGCCTTGTATCTGCAAGAGCTGAGCGCGACCAAGGAGCTTATTCTGCCGCATCAGCTTCCTGAGGCGGAGTCGAGCTGGCATCTGTTCATTGTCAGACTTCAGCTTGTAAGGCTGAAGGCCACCCGCAAGACGGTCTTTCAGGCGCTGCAAAAGGAGAACATCGGTGTCAACGTCCATTATATCCCCGCCTATCTACATCCGTACTACGAAAGCTTGGGGTTCCGTAAGGGAATCTGTCCGGTGGCTGAAAGCTGCTACGAGGAATTCATTACACTTCCTCTGTATGCAGGCATGGAACCAGAAGATGTGCTGGATGTGGTCGCCGCAGTCAAGAAGGTGATCCGCCACTACTCCAAATAA
- a CDS encoding N-acetylneuraminate synthase family protein, giving the protein MAKVKVIAEIANAHMGDPHRLRELILAAAGSGADGVKFQWFHYDCLAVPDFIHYQTYIDLFIGKQQWAEAVQLAKAEGLEVWVDLYDEWGARLLAELESQVDGLKLPTTVLQSLPLTLALHRFNKPLLIGVSGWLEEEMDTQLSYIRSHFKGPIVLMHGFQGYPTRTEDSNLSRIAHLKQTYQLEVGFADHEDADHEMAIDLPVYAYLLGASVIEKHITLNRAEKGIDYYSALTPEEFGRMVDKLRRAECVQGSLEIKESERRYLEDSSLRIISRRELRPGEMITPENICYKRSSMPDAFMARNASVQFPMIATSAIPANTPITPGKVKAPKICIAVICRLKSTRLRRKALREIHGIPAIERCLMNCLAVPGGYEVVLATSDLPDDQPLTAFTLNRQVKVVTGDPDNVAARMLSVAEAVQADIVVRVTGDNPAISPEMLKLLIDRHLASGADFTYAKESTMGTVGDIFTVEALRRLLHYANPLTHAEYLSFYFFNNPHLFSLNAVDLPAEWVHPEWRLTMDELQDLELFEAVYQALDVGARPLFFEELKAFLQEHPEVAERNRGIQVKWRDDTELVKELNAATTLTKKL; this is encoded by the coding sequence GTGGCCAAAGTGAAGGTGATTGCCGAAATTGCCAATGCCCATATGGGCGACCCCCACCGGCTGCGGGAGCTGATCCTCGCGGCCGCAGGCAGCGGCGCAGACGGGGTGAAATTTCAATGGTTCCATTACGACTGCCTAGCGGTGCCGGATTTCATCCACTATCAGACGTATATTGATTTATTCATCGGCAAGCAGCAATGGGCGGAAGCTGTCCAGCTTGCCAAGGCTGAGGGACTGGAGGTCTGGGTAGACCTCTATGATGAATGGGGCGCTCGGCTTCTCGCGGAGCTTGAATCGCAGGTAGACGGCTTGAAATTACCCACAACCGTACTCCAGTCGCTCCCCTTGACTCTAGCCCTGCACAGGTTCAATAAGCCCTTACTCATCGGCGTAAGCGGCTGGCTGGAGGAAGAGATGGATACGCAATTATCCTACATCCGGAGCCATTTCAAAGGTCCAATCGTGCTCATGCACGGCTTCCAGGGCTATCCGACCCGGACAGAGGATTCCAACCTGAGCCGCATCGCCCATCTCAAGCAGACCTATCAGCTGGAGGTGGGCTTCGCGGACCATGAGGATGCTGATCATGAAATGGCGATTGATCTTCCAGTCTATGCCTATCTGCTGGGGGCCAGTGTCATTGAGAAGCATATTACCCTGAACCGTGCGGAGAAAGGCATTGACTATTATTCGGCGCTTACGCCGGAGGAATTCGGGCGGATGGTGGATAAGCTGCGCCGGGCAGAGTGTGTACAGGGCAGTCTCGAAATTAAGGAATCGGAAAGAAGGTATCTGGAGGATTCCTCTCTGAGGATCATCTCCCGCAGAGAGCTGCGCCCGGGTGAAATGATCACGCCCGAGAACATATGCTATAAACGTTCCTCTATGCCGGATGCCTTCATGGCCCGCAATGCTTCCGTACAATTTCCTATGATTGCCACCTCAGCAATTCCTGCGAACACACCCATCACGCCCGGGAAGGTAAAAGCACCCAAAATCTGCATTGCTGTCATCTGCAGATTGAAATCCACCCGGCTCCGCCGCAAGGCGCTGCGCGAGATTCATGGCATTCCAGCCATCGAGAGATGCCTGATGAATTGTCTGGCTGTGCCGGGCGGCTATGAGGTGGTGCTGGCCACCTCGGATCTGCCGGACGATCAGCCTCTTACGGCGTTCACCCTGAACCGTCAGGTGAAGGTGGTAACCGGCGACCCGGACAATGTGGCTGCAAGAATGCTGAGCGTGGCAGAAGCGGTCCAGGCGGATATCGTGGTCCGTGTGACCGGCGACAATCCGGCGATCTCCCCGGAGATGCTTAAGCTTCTAATAGACCGGCATCTGGCAAGCGGTGCAGACTTCACCTACGCCAAGGAGTCAACTATGGGGACGGTAGGGGATATATTTACCGTTGAAGCGCTGAGAAGGCTGCTGCACTATGCCAATCCGCTTACGCATGCGGAGTATCTGTCCTTTTACTTTTTCAACAATCCGCATCTCTTCAGCCTCAATGCTGTGGACCTTCCTGCCGAGTGGGTGCATCCCGAGTGGCGGTTAACCATGGATGAGCTTCAGGATCTGGAGCTGTTCGAGGCGGTCTACCAGGCACTGGATGTGGGTGCAAGACCGCTATTCTTCGAAGAATTGAAGGCATTCCTTCAGGAACACCCTGAGGTGGCTGAGCGTAACCGGGGCATTCAGGTGAAATGGCGGGATGATACGGAGCTGGTCAAGGAGCTGAATGCGGCAACCACCCTGACCAAGAAATTATAA
- a CDS encoding aldo/keto reductase — MMINKASLVLGTAQLGGNYGIANATANPSVQQRNELLQYALSSGIGYLDTAPGYGDSESIIGDCLEGADPQSRPQIVTKLPSVQRLGLHTEDARRRFVTSSVHASLNRLKCSVLDVCLLHDPLDMTYQGGEILRVLQELKRQHTIRRIGVSVYDAEDIANFMTVEELDSIQIPLNVLDQRWLANGMLERLARKGTEIFVRSVYLQGLLLMAPEQLPAGLKQAEQPLLQIISYSKETGIPVKELCFLYVRDLPGISGLVIGCETVEQVQENLRMMALPPLSRAVRQTLGESFTDIPVEIIDPRRWK; from the coding sequence ATGATGATAAATAAAGCGAGCCTTGTGCTGGGTACAGCCCAGTTGGGCGGAAATTACGGGATTGCGAATGCAACTGCGAACCCCTCTGTGCAACAGAGGAACGAGCTGCTCCAATATGCTCTCTCCTCGGGAATCGGTTATTTGGATACCGCACCGGGATACGGGGACAGCGAGTCTATCATCGGAGATTGTCTGGAAGGTGCAGATCCGCAGAGCCGGCCGCAGATTGTGACGAAGCTCCCTTCCGTCCAGCGGTTAGGGCTGCACACGGAGGACGCGCGGAGGAGGTTCGTCACCTCTTCCGTGCATGCTTCCCTGAACCGGCTGAAGTGTTCTGTGCTGGATGTCTGTCTCTTGCATGATCCGCTCGACATGACTTACCAGGGCGGCGAAATTCTGCGGGTGCTGCAGGAACTGAAGCGGCAGCACACGATCCGCAGAATCGGTGTATCTGTGTATGATGCGGAGGATATTGCGAATTTTATGACCGTGGAGGAGCTGGACAGCATTCAAATTCCGCTGAATGTCCTGGACCAGAGATGGCTCGCGAATGGAATGCTGGAGCGGCTCGCCCGGAAGGGAACCGAAATCTTCGTCCGCAGTGTCTATCTGCAAGGTCTGCTGCTGATGGCACCGGAGCAGCTTCCGGCGGGGCTGAAGCAAGCGGAGCAGCCGTTGTTACAAATAATCAGTTACAGCAAGGAAACCGGGATACCGGTTAAAGAACTGTGCTTCCTCTATGTGAGGGATCTTCCGGGGATATCCGGGCTGGTGATTGGTTGCGAGACGGTGGAGCAGGTACAGGAGAACCTGCGGATGATGGCATTGCCCCCTCTAAGCCGGGCGGTGAGACAGACGCTTGGTGAATCCTTTACGGATATTCCTGTAGAGATCATTGACCCCAGGAGGTGGAAGTAA
- a CDS encoding SDR family oxidoreductase → MRTLQELFNLQGKAAVVTGGAGYLGTAIAEGLAEAGAAVYLVSSSGQRCKETAEAIARTTGAACFGKTMDIRQEASVRACIQSIAEAAGSIDILVNNAAFSSAAKLAVMSEEQWLAGLDGTINGTFRCVKAVLPYMLEQKRGSIINVSSMYGLVSPNPEVYGDSGMDNPANYGAGKAAIGQFTRYIACHFGQHGIRANTVSPGPFPNAAVQADPQFIRQLERKNPLGRIGTPEDLKGVMVFLASAASSYVTGENISVDGGWTAW, encoded by the coding sequence ATGCGAACTCTTCAAGAATTATTTAATCTGCAAGGCAAGGCAGCAGTTGTGACCGGAGGAGCTGGTTATCTGGGCACAGCTATAGCGGAGGGGCTGGCTGAGGCTGGCGCGGCAGTCTATCTGGTAAGCTCGAGTGGTCAGCGCTGCAAGGAGACCGCTGAGGCGATCGCCCGCACCACCGGAGCAGCCTGCTTCGGCAAGACAATGGATATCCGGCAGGAAGCATCAGTCAGAGCATGTATTCAGAGCATTGCCGAAGCGGCCGGAAGCATCGATATCCTGGTGAATAATGCCGCATTCAGCTCAGCCGCCAAGCTGGCGGTCATGAGTGAAGAGCAGTGGCTGGCCGGTCTGGACGGGACGATCAATGGAACCTTCAGATGTGTCAAGGCCGTCCTGCCCTATATGCTTGAACAAAAGAGAGGCTCCATCATTAACGTCTCCTCGATGTACGGGCTGGTCTCGCCTAACCCGGAGGTCTACGGAGACAGCGGGATGGATAATCCCGCCAATTACGGGGCTGGTAAAGCGGCGATAGGCCAGTTTACCCGTTACATTGCCTGCCACTTCGGGCAACACGGAATCAGAGCGAATACGGTATCGCCCGGGCCTTTTCCTAATGCAGCGGTTCAAGCTGATCCCCAGTTCATCCGGCAGCTGGAGAGGAAGAATCCGCTGGGCAGGATCGGCACTCCTGAGGATTTGAAGGGAGTGATGGTATTTCTGGCTTCCGCCGCCTCAAGCTATGTTACAGGTGAGAATATCTCTGTCGACGGAGGCTGGACCGCATGGTAA
- the pseG gene encoding UDP-2,4-diacetamido-2,4,6-trideoxy-beta-L-altropyranose hydrolase has protein sequence MNIWIRADSSYSMGTGHIMRCLTLAGGLAARGGQITFICRELPGNLAGYIRGQGYAVELLPPPDDPSYAAFWLQVDWRTDAMETVQRLEGAAPADCLIIDHYGIDKRWETWVQGKVKKIVAIDDLADRPHECDLLLDPNPSAAWDRYQGLLPAYCTKLTGTCYTLLRPEFRAAKLGLAERDGTISRVLVFFGGTDPTGETFKTLRALQSPAFANLRLDVVAGGMNRRKDDIAALCDSMPQASFHCQIDYMADLMQKADLSIGAGGSTTWERCYLGLPSLCIITADNQREITALVHTQGAALSLGKSNAVTAQAIEQGIKAMLADPATVRAMSEQALRLMGEDKWDEVIDRIIGGDYGRPKGLQA, from the coding sequence ATGAATATATGGATTCGGGCCGATTCCTCGTATTCTATGGGCACGGGCCATATCATGCGCTGCCTGACACTTGCAGGCGGGCTTGCCGCCAGAGGCGGGCAGATCACGTTCATTTGCCGCGAGCTGCCGGGGAATCTGGCCGGCTATATCAGGGGCCAGGGCTATGCGGTGGAGCTGCTGCCGCCGCCGGATGATCCGTCGTACGCCGCATTCTGGCTTCAGGTGGATTGGCGGACCGATGCCATGGAGACGGTGCAGCGGCTGGAGGGGGCTGCTCCTGCGGATTGCCTCATTATCGACCATTACGGGATTGATAAGCGGTGGGAGACATGGGTACAGGGGAAAGTGAAGAAGATCGTGGCCATCGACGATTTGGCGGACCGCCCGCATGAGTGTGATCTGCTGCTGGACCCCAATCCATCCGCTGCCTGGGACCGCTACCAGGGGTTGCTTCCTGCTTACTGCACGAAATTGACAGGCACCTGCTATACGCTGCTGCGGCCGGAATTCCGCGCGGCTAAGCTGGGGCTGGCTGAACGGGACGGAACCATAAGCCGGGTTCTGGTGTTTTTTGGCGGCACCGATCCTACAGGGGAGACTTTCAAAACCTTGCGGGCCCTGCAGAGTCCCGCTTTCGCTAACCTGCGGCTTGATGTCGTAGCAGGCGGAATGAACCGCCGCAAGGATGACATCGCAGCCTTATGCGACTCGATGCCGCAGGCCAGCTTCCATTGTCAGATTGATTACATGGCTGACTTGATGCAGAAGGCAGACCTCTCGATAGGCGCAGGCGGAAGTACGACCTGGGAACGCTGTTACCTAGGCCTCCCTTCGCTGTGCATTATTACGGCGGATAATCAGCGGGAGATCACAGCCTTGGTCCATACGCAGGGGGCTGCATTAAGCCTGGGGAAGAGTAATGCGGTGACCGCCCAAGCAATTGAGCAGGGGATTAAGGCTATGCTGGCTGACCCGGCGACGGTACGGGCCATGTCGGAGCAGGCACTCCGCCTGATGGGCGAGGATAAATGGGATGAGGTCATAGACAGAATTATAGGAGGCGACTATGGCAGACCTAAGGGACTACAGGCTTGA
- the pseH gene encoding UDP-4-amino-4,6-dideoxy-N-acetyl-beta-L-altrosamine N-acetyltransferase encodes MADLRDYRLEKLSQEHRRLIWEWRNADHIRPYMNHDGIISLQEHLSWMHAIAEDTSRVVRICYYLDTPVGFVQFSQIDRVHKTCEWGFYIGDKSCPPGSGTMMGILALGHIFQVEQLSKVCAQILDFNQRSLSYHRKLGFVEEGRLGRQRIRKHQPVDVVLMALFREQWEKHRLRLTEEATTGHEGNQDR; translated from the coding sequence ATGGCAGACCTAAGGGACTACAGGCTTGAGAAGCTGAGCCAGGAGCATAGACGGCTAATATGGGAATGGCGCAATGCCGATCACATCCGGCCCTATATGAATCATGACGGGATCATTTCGCTTCAAGAACATCTTAGCTGGATGCATGCCATAGCGGAGGATACCAGCCGGGTGGTCCGAATCTGTTACTATCTGGACACACCGGTGGGCTTCGTGCAGTTCTCGCAGATCGACAGGGTCCACAAGACCTGTGAATGGGGCTTTTATATAGGGGACAAGAGCTGTCCCCCCGGCTCCGGTACCATGATGGGAATCTTGGCGCTGGGGCATATTTTCCAGGTAGAGCAGCTAAGTAAGGTATGCGCGCAAATCCTGGATTTCAATCAGCGGAGCTTGTCCTATCACCGCAAACTAGGCTTCGTAGAGGAAGGCAGGCTAGGCAGGCAACGGATCAGAAAACATCAGCCTGTGGATGTGGTCTTGATGGCCCTGTTCCGGGAGCAATGGGAGAAGCACAGGCTGCGGCTGACAGAGGAGGCAACGACAGGCCATGAAGGAAATCAGGATCGGTAA
- the pseI gene encoding pseudaminic acid synthase, protein MKEIRIGNRTIGSGHPPFVIAEMSGNHNKSLDRALEIVKAAARAGAHAFKIQTYTPDTMTLNLQNKDFMIGESNGLWKGKSLYELYAEAYTPWEWHEPIFASCRALGMIPFSTPFDESSLEFLETLGVDCYKIASFENNDIPLLRKVASKGKPMIISTGMASLGDIEQAVRTITAAGCREFILLKCTSSYPASPENTNLNTIPYLRDVFRAQVGLSDHTLGVGAAVASVALGSTVIEKHFTLNRAEGGVDAAFSLEPAEFASLVRETDTAWRALGGVSIGPTPEEEKSLQFRRSIYTSKDIKAGDLLTADNIKVIRPGYGLAPKYYDLLIGKRLRTDLPAGTPLSWDLLL, encoded by the coding sequence ATGAAGGAAATCAGGATCGGTAACCGCACCATCGGCAGCGGGCATCCGCCTTTTGTCATCGCGGAGATGTCCGGTAATCATAATAAGTCCCTGGACCGTGCGCTCGAAATCGTTAAGGCCGCCGCCCGGGCTGGCGCACATGCGTTCAAAATCCAGACCTATACGCCGGACACCATGACGCTTAATCTGCAGAATAAGGATTTCATGATTGGGGAATCGAACGGACTATGGAAGGGAAAATCGCTGTATGAACTGTATGCTGAGGCATATACGCCCTGGGAATGGCATGAGCCTATCTTTGCTTCCTGCAGGGCACTCGGGATGATTCCGTTCAGCACCCCGTTCGATGAGTCCTCGCTCGAATTCCTGGAGACGCTCGGCGTTGATTGCTACAAGATCGCTTCCTTTGAAAATAATGATATTCCCTTATTGCGGAAGGTGGCCTCCAAAGGGAAGCCGATGATTATTTCCACCGGGATGGCCTCGCTCGGCGATATTGAACAGGCTGTCCGTACCATAACTGCGGCTGGCTGCCGGGAATTTATACTGCTCAAATGCACCAGCAGCTATCCGGCTTCGCCTGAGAATACCAACCTCAATACCATTCCGTATCTGCGTGATGTCTTTCGTGCTCAGGTGGGCCTGTCCGACCATACCCTTGGTGTAGGGGCAGCAGTAGCAAGCGTGGCGCTGGGCAGTACAGTGATTGAAAAGCACTTCACCCTCAATCGTGCGGAAGGCGGGGTGGATGCTGCATTCTCCCTGGAGCCGGCAGAATTCGCTTCCCTGGTCCGGGAGACAGATACGGCCTGGAGAGCACTCGGCGGCGTCTCCATCGGTCCGACTCCCGAAGAAGAGAAATCTCTGCAATTCAGACGGTCCATCTATACCTCCAAGGATATCAAGGCCGGAGACCTGCTTACTGCGGATAACATCAAAGTCATCCGCCCCGGTTACGGCCTTGCGCCCAAATATTATGATCTGCTTATCGGCAAACGCCTCAGAACCGATTTGCCCGCCGGAACCCCGCTGAGCTGGGACCTGCTGCTGTAA
- the ileS gene encoding isoleucine--tRNA ligase encodes MHKVDVKEKARARDVRILKKWSEEDTFRRSMENREGRPNYVFYEGPPTANGVPHIGHVLGRVIKDFIGRYQTMKGFRVIRKAGWDTHGLPVELGVQKKLGISGKQDIEEYGVEKFIKECKESVFGYEKQWREFTEAIGYWTDLDHPYVTLDNTYIESVWNILATVHEKGLMYRGHRVSPYCPSCQTTLSSHEVAQGYKTVKDLSATAKFKLDGSGDYVLAWTTTPWTLPAHMALAMNPAMEYVRAQQEDGVYVLAKNLVDEVLKGEYTILSTHTGADFIGQSYTPPFGYIKAEKHNVIVGASFVTDSSGTGIVHMAPAHGEDDYKSCRENGISFVNVVDASGKYTDVVSDFAGRFVKDCDLDIVKVLSERGLLYHKEKYEHSYPFCWRCDTPLLYYATDSWFIQTTAIKDQLIANNNSVDWYPDHVREGRFGKFLEELVDWNISRNRYWGTPLNVWVCQDTGKEFAPHSIAELRAMAIGEVAEDIELHKPYVDNIQLRSPFSEGGIMVRTPEVIDVWFDSGSMPFAQSHYPFENQDRFEDQYPADMICEGIDQTRGWFYSLLAVSTLFTGKAPYKAVIAHGHIFDENGQKMSKSKGNVIDPWEIMNEYGTDAFRWAILSDSAPWNNKRFSRGLVGETKSKVVDTLVNTHAFLTLYAGIDGYDPADHPFKVSEHKLDRWMLSRLNSLIVLVDKGLAVNDFVNTSKAIENFVDELSNWYIRRSRDRFWGSGLGEEKLDAYRTLTHVLLTTAKLMAPFTPMLSEDIFTNLGGGESVHLADYPAADENLIDLALEKDMEYARGIVELARNVRNESGIKNRQPLSELIASTPDNFNVADYEELIKEEINVKNIVIEHSDSGFVDFTLKLNLKVAGKKYGKSVGFLQGFLKAMDSDATRKAVQEGVIAIVSPDGEELQITSEELLVEKQAKPGFASASGYGLTVALNTEITPELVQEGWVREVVRAVQDYRKRLDLPIDKRIALTLHVDDELKAAVTAFEHVLRENVLVTTVDFDGDYTYETVDAGGKSIGIHIGA; translated from the coding sequence ATGCATAAGGTAGATGTCAAAGAAAAAGCCCGGGCCAGAGATGTCCGGATCTTGAAAAAGTGGAGCGAGGAGGACACGTTCCGCCGCTCGATGGAGAACCGCGAGGGACGCCCGAACTATGTGTTCTATGAAGGGCCGCCGACGGCGAACGGAGTGCCGCATATCGGGCATGTGCTGGGCCGGGTCATCAAGGATTTTATCGGCCGCTACCAGACCATGAAGGGCTTCCGCGTCATCCGCAAAGCGGGCTGGGATACGCACGGCCTGCCGGTAGAGCTCGGGGTGCAGAAGAAACTCGGCATCTCCGGCAAGCAGGATATCGAAGAATACGGCGTCGAGAAGTTCATCAAGGAATGTAAGGAAAGTGTATTCGGCTATGAGAAGCAGTGGCGGGAATTCACAGAAGCGATCGGCTACTGGACGGATCTGGATCATCCGTATGTAACGCTGGACAATACGTATATCGAGAGCGTGTGGAACATCCTGGCTACGGTTCATGAGAAAGGCCTGATGTACCGGGGGCACCGCGTTAGCCCTTATTGTCCGAGCTGCCAGACGACCCTCAGCTCCCATGAAGTTGCCCAGGGGTATAAGACCGTTAAGGATCTGAGTGCCACCGCCAAGTTCAAGCTGGACGGCAGCGGCGACTATGTGCTCGCCTGGACGACTACGCCTTGGACGCTTCCGGCGCATATGGCGCTGGCGATGAATCCGGCTATGGAATATGTGCGTGCGCAGCAGGAAGACGGCGTGTATGTACTGGCGAAGAACCTGGTGGACGAAGTGCTGAAAGGCGAGTACACCATCCTGTCTACACACACTGGCGCTGACTTTATCGGCCAGAGCTATACGCCGCCGTTCGGTTATATCAAGGCGGAGAAGCATAATGTGATCGTCGGAGCCTCTTTTGTAACGGATTCAAGTGGTACCGGGATCGTACATATGGCTCCGGCACACGGGGAAGACGACTATAAGAGCTGCCGCGAGAATGGGATCAGCTTCGTCAATGTAGTGGATGCTTCCGGGAAATACACGGATGTAGTGAGTGATTTTGCCGGACGGTTCGTGAAGGACTGTGACCTGGATATCGTGAAGGTGCTGTCTGAACGCGGATTACTCTACCACAAAGAGAAGTATGAGCACAGCTATCCGTTCTGCTGGCGCTGCGACACTCCGCTGCTCTATTACGCAACAGACAGCTGGTTCATCCAGACGACAGCGATCAAGGATCAGCTGATTGCCAACAATAACAGTGTGGACTGGTACCCGGACCATGTGCGCGAAGGGCGCTTCGGCAAGTTCCTGGAGGAGCTGGTGGACTGGAATATCAGCCGCAACCGCTACTGGGGTACGCCGCTTAACGTATGGGTCTGCCAGGATACCGGCAAGGAATTCGCGCCGCACAGCATCGCCGAGCTGAGAGCGATGGCGATCGGCGAGGTCGCCGAGGATATCGAGCTGCATAAGCCGTACGTGGATAATATCCAGCTGCGCAGCCCGTTCAGCGAAGGCGGCATCATGGTCCGCACCCCGGAAGTGATCGACGTCTGGTTCGATAGCGGCTCGATGCCATTCGCCCAGAGTCATTACCCGTTCGAGAATCAAGACCGGTTCGAGGACCAGTATCCGGCGGATATGATCTGTGAAGGGATCGACCAGACGCGCGGCTGGTTCTACAGCCTGCTGGCTGTATCGACCCTGTTCACTGGCAAGGCGCCGTACAAAGCGGTTATCGCCCACGGCCATATTTTCGATGAGAACGGCCAGAAGATGTCCAAATCCAAAGGCAATGTCATCGACCCATGGGAAATCATGAACGAATACGGCACGGATGCCTTCCGCTGGGCCATTCTGTCTGACAGTGCGCCGTGGAACAACAAGCGCTTCTCGCGCGGTCTGGTCGGGGAGACGAAGTCCAAGGTAGTGGACACTCTGGTGAACACGCATGCTTTCCTTACGCTGTATGCCGGAATCGACGGCTATGATCCTGCGGATCACCCGTTCAAGGTGTCTGAGCATAAGCTCGACCGCTGGATGCTGTCCCGTCTGAACAGCCTGATCGTGCTGGTGGATAAAGGGCTGGCCGTGAATGACTTCGTGAACACCTCAAAGGCGATTGAGAACTTTGTGGATGAGCTGAGCAACTGGTACATCCGCCGTTCCCGTGACCGGTTCTGGGGCAGCGGGCTGGGCGAAGAGAAGCTGGATGCTTACCGTACCCTTACGCATGTTCTGCTGACCACAGCCAAGCTGATGGCTCCATTCACTCCGATGCTGTCCGAGGATATCTTCACGAACCTGGGCGGCGGGGAGAGTGTACATTTGGCAGACTATCCGGCAGCGGACGAGAACCTGATTGACCTGGCTCTGGAAAAAGATATGGAGTACGCCCGCGGCATCGTCGAGCTGGCCCGTAACGTCCGCAACGAGAGCGGCATCAAGAACCGGCAGCCGTTGTCCGAGCTGATTGCATCCACACCGGACAACTTCAACGTGGCGGATTATGAAGAGCTGATCAAAGAAGAGATCAACGTCAAAAATATCGTCATCGAGCACAGCGACAGCGGCTTCGTAGACTTCACCCTGAAGCTGAACCTGAAGGTGGCAGGCAAGAAATACGGCAAGAGCGTCGGCTTCCTGCAAGGCTTCCTCAAAGCGATGGACAGTGACGCTACCCGCAAAGCGGTACAAGAAGGCGTTATCGCCATTGTGTCACCGGACGGAGAAGAGCTGCAGATTACGTCCGAGGAGCTGCTGGTTGAGAAGCAGGCCAAACCAGGCTTTGCCTCCGCTTCCGGCTATGGACTGACTGTGGCCCTGAACACAGAAATCACGCCGGAGCTGGTACAGGAAGGCTGGGTACGCGAAGTCGTACGTGCGGTGCAGGATTACCGCAAACGTCTGGATCTGCCGATCGACAAGCGGATTGCCCTGACCCTGCATGTCGATGACGAGCTGAAGGCGGCGGTGACTGCATTCGAGCATGTGCTGCGTGAGAATGTACTGGTTACTACGGTGGATTTTGACGGAGATTATACCTATGAGACAGTGGATGCCGGCGGCAAGAGCATCGGTATTCATATCGGCGCTTAA